Within Gaiellales bacterium, the genomic segment GGCCAGCAGATGGCCGACATGGACCGCCTGGTCGAGATCGCCGGCCGCCACGGGATCGCCATCGTCGAGGACTGCGCGCACGCGCACGGGCAGCAGTGGGACGGCCGCGGCGCGGGCTGCATCGGGGCGTTCGGCTCCTTCAGCCACCAGTCGTCGAAGATCCTGACCGCGGGTGAGGGCGGATCGCTGCTGACCAACGACGAGGCGCTCGCGCGCCGCGCGCATTCGATCATCGACTGCGGCCGCCCGAAGGACGCCGCCGAGCGCGAGTACACGTTCGGCGCGAACTACCGTCTGGGCGAGCTGAACTGCGCCCTGCTGTGCACCCAGCTCGACCGCTTCGAGCAGCAGCGCGCCGAGCGGGAGGCGGGAGCGCGCCTGTTCGAGCAGCTGGCGGACGGGCTCGAGGGCGTACGGATCAACCCGATCCACCGGCAGATCACACGCTGGAGCTTTTACCGCTACCTGATCCGCATCGACCCGGAGGCCTTCGCCGGCGCCACGTGCGAGGCCGTCGCGGACGCCCTGGAGGCAGAGGGCGTCCCCGCCGAGGTGCAGTACCCGCCGATGAGCCGCTACGAGCTGTTCCAGCCGCGGCTGTCGCGCCTGCCCGTCTGCGTGGAGCACGCCGACCGGCTCGATCCGGCTCGGATGAGCTTCCCCGTGGCCGAGGCTGCGGGCGAGCGGGAGGCGGTGTACCTCAACGAGTGCGTGTTCCGCGCCGGGCGCACGGGTGTCGAGGACGTCGTCGCGGCCCTGGCGAAGGTGCAGGAGCACGCGCACGAGCTGACGCAGATGACCGCCGCGTAGCGGCCGGCGTCAGCCCGGCCCGGGCTCGTCGCTCGGGAAGAAGGCGGGCAGGTACTCCCGGTTTCCCTCGAGCAGCGCATCCAGCAGCGGTTTCGCCACCCGGTAATCGGACGACAGCGGGTTCGCCATCAGTGCCTTCAGCGCCAGGTCGCGGTCGCCGCTGACCGCCGCGGCAACGGTCAGGCGCTCGTACGCCTTCACCTGCTCGACCAGGCCGAGCATCTCCGGGGCGAGCGGCTCGACCGGCAGCGGCGTGGCGCCGCTCGCGTCGATGCGGCAGGCGACCTCGACCACGGCGTCATCGGCGAGGTTCGGGATCGCGCCGCCGTTGCGGACGTTCACCACCTGGACGTCGCCACGGTCGGTGTGGAGCGACTCGAGCAGCATCGCCGCCGCCTCGGAGTAGAACGCGCCGCCGCGCTGCTCGAGCAGCTTCGGCTTCACGTCGAGGTCCGGATCGCTGTACATCTCCAGCAGGTTGCGCTCGATCTCCATCACCTCGTCCGCGCGCGATCGCGCCGTCCGCTGCTTCTCGAGCACCTCGCCGGTCAGATAGAAATAGCGGAGGTAGTACGACGGGATCGACCGCGTCAGGCGCACCAGGTCGCCGGGCAGGTCGACCTCCTCGCCCAGCTGGTCGGCGTACATGTCGACGAGCTCCGGCAGCCGGTCGACGCCGTCGACGAGGACGCGGCGCTCCCATGACAGGTGGTTGAGGCCGACGTGCTCGAGCTGCACCTGCGACGGCTCGACGCCGAGCTGCTTGGCGAGCGAGCGCTGGAAGCCGATCGGGATGTTGCAGAGGCCGATCGCGTGGTGGCCGTGGTCGGCGAGCGCCTGGGTGACCAGGCCGGCCGGGTTCGTGAAGTCGAGCAGCCATGCGCCGTCCGCTCCCAGCCGCGCGGTGTCGTCCGCAATGCCGAGCACGACGGGGATCGTCCGCAGCGCCTTGGCGAAGCCGCCCGGCCCGGTCGTCTCCTGGCCGATGCAGCCGAACTCCGGCGGGATCGTCTCGTCGCGCAGGCGCGCCTGCAGCCCGCCGACGCGCAGCTGCACGAGCACGAAGCTGGCACCGGCGATCGCCTCCCGGCGGTCGGTCGTGAGCGTCAGCTTGCCCGGGAAATCGAGCTTGCGAAGGATCCGTCCGGCCAGCCCGCCGACGATCTCGAGCCGTTGCTCGTCGATGTCGTGGAGCACCAGCTCCTCCACCGGGAGGACGTCGCGGCGCAGCCCGAAGCCCTCGATCAGCTCGGGCGTATAGGTGCTCCCGCCTCCGATCACCGCCACTTTCACAACCGCCGCATCCTACGGTATCCTGGCGTCGAAGTGAAATCGTTAGGAAAGTTTCCTGACAGATTCGTCGCGGAGATAGCGGGCCAGCCCGAGGCGGTGCGGCGGGCGGGGCGGGCGCTCGAGGTTCAGGCGCCCGCGGTCGGCCGCCTGCGCGAGTCGGTCGAGTCCGGCGGCCTGATCGTCTTCACCGGCATGGGCAGCTCGTATGACGCCTGCTACCCGGTCGTCACGACGCTGGCGGGCCGCGGCGTGGACTGCTGGATGCTCGACACGGCCGAGCTGCTGCACTTCCGCATGGCGGCGCTGCGACCGGGCGGCCTGCTGGTCTGCGTCAGCCAGTCCGGCGAGAGCGCGGAGCTCGTTCGCCTGGTCGAGCAGCTGCCGCAGCCGCGGCCGATCCTGGCAACGGTCACGAACGGGCCGTCCAACACCCTGGCGCATGCCGCCGACATCCCACTCGACACCGGCGCGGGCGAGGAGCACGGCCCGTCGACGATGACCTTCGCCGCAGCCCTCGCGGTGCTCGACGCGGTCACCGGCGATCCACCGGTCGAGCGCGCGGCGCGTGAGATGGAGCGGCTGCTCGCCGAGCCGGACGCCCTCGCCGAACGGCTGGCGGCGTGGATCGACGGCCGCCCCACGCTCGCACTGGTGGGGCGCGGATCGGCTCGCGCAGCGGCCGAGATGGGGGCGTTGACACTGAAGGAGGCAGCCCGCTTCCCGGCTGAGTCGCTCCAGGCCGCGCAGTTCCGCCACGGACCGCTCGAGCTCGCCGGCCCCCGGCTCGCGGTGATGGTGATCGCCACGGAGCCGCGCACGCGCGACCTCGAGCTTGGCCTGGCCAGGGAGCTTGGGGGTGCCGGCGCGGCGGTGCTCGTCGTGAGCCAGGACGGCGAGGCGCCGGACGGCTGCGAGTCGGTCGCCGTCGGGCCGCTCGAGGAGGGCCTGGCCGCCGCCGCGGCGACGATCCCGGCGCAGCTGCTCGCATGGCGGCTCGCGCGCTCCCGCGGCCTGACCCCGGGAGAGTTCGCGATCGCGGGAAAGGTGACCACGCGGGAATGAGCATGCGCGTTGCGCTGACGGTCGACACGGAGCACCCGGATCACCCGGCCGCCCAGGGGAACCTGGAGCGCCAGCTCGACGAGCTCGCGCGCCGCGATGCCAGAGCCACGTTCTTCGTCCAGGGGCGCTGGGCCGCGTCGAATCCGGCGCTCGCCCGGCGCATCGCCGAATCGGGGCACGCGATCGGCAACCACTCGAAGTCCCACGCGCCGATGGACATGCTGACGGACGAGGGGATCGCGGCGTCGTTGCGCGACGCCGAGGACATGATCGTCCGTGCGTCCGGCGTCAACCCCCGTCCCTGGTTCCGGTGCCCGTATGGGGACGGTGCCGACGACCCGCGCGTCCTCGCCGCGATCGAGCGGGCGGGCTACCGCCACGTCGGCTGGGACGTCGACACGAACGACTGGGAGCCCGGGCGCACGCCGGCGGAGATGATCGTCACGGTGCTCGACGGCGTGCGCGCGAACGGCGACGGTGCCATCGTGCTGACGCACAGCTGGCCGGACGTGACGGCCGCCGCGATCGGCGAGCTGGTCGACCGGCTGCACGGGGACGGGAGCGTGCTGGTGGGGGTGGACGAGCTTGGCTAGGGCTGCCGTACTGGCGGTCGACGGGGGCAACTCGAAGCTGGACGCGGTGCTGCTGAGCCGCGGCGGGCGGGTGCTGGGCGCGGCGCGCGGCGGCGGCGCCAGCTTCTCCCCCGATGTCCACGAGCAGTCGTTCGCCGAGCTTGCCGCCACCGTCGGGCGCGCATGCCGGGCGGCCGGGATCACGCCGGGCACAGGGCCGATCGCCGACGTGTCGGTGCTGTGCCTGGCGGGCGCTGACCTGCCGGTGGACGACCGGCGGCTGATGAGGACTCTGCGCGCCCTGGGATGGGCCGAGCGGGTCGTGCTGCGCAACGACACGTTCGCCGTGCTCCGGGCGGGCACCGACCGCCCATGGGGCGTCGGCGTCGTCTGCGGGACCGGCCTGAACTGCTCGGCGGTCTCGCCGGCCGGCCGGATCGTCCGCTACGCGGCGATCGGCGACATCTCCGGCGACGGCGGCGGCGGGGACTGGATGGGTCTGCAGGCGCTTCGTGCAGCGATCCGCGGGCGCGACCGGCGAGCAGCGCACACCGTGCTGGAACGCGACGTCCCGGCGTTCTTCGGCCTGTCATCGCCGAAGCAGGTGATGGAGGCGGTCTACCTGGGCTCGCTGGACCGCCACCGGCTGACCGAGCTGCCGCCCGTCGTGTTCAGAGCCTCGGCGGCCGGCGACCGCGCCGCGCAGGCGATCGTGGACGGCCTGGCCGAGGAGATCGTGGCGATGGTCGCCTCAGGGATGCGCCGGCTGCGCATGACGCAGACAGATGCCGACGTGGTGCTGGGCGGCGGCGTCGCGCGCAGCCGCGACCCCA encodes:
- a CDS encoding polysaccharide deacetylase family protein — encoded protein: MSMRVALTVDTEHPDHPAAQGNLERQLDELARRDARATFFVQGRWAASNPALARRIAESGHAIGNHSKSHAPMDMLTDEGIAASLRDAEDMIVRASGVNPRPWFRCPYGDGADDPRVLAAIERAGYRHVGWDVDTNDWEPGRTPAEMIVTVLDGVRANGDGAIVLTHSWPDVTAAAIGELVDRLHGDGSVLVGVDELG
- a CDS encoding DegT/DnrJ/EryC1/StrS family aminotransferase translates to MNQLAMKGGDPVRTEAYPAWPELDERDADAVAEVVRNGQIGGWPEPGPRAGEFASRFAAYQGASHGIVMVNGTVTMEVALKALGIGWGDEVIVPALTFAATAYAAIAAGALPVIVDVEQERWTIDPDAVEAAITPATRAIMPVHLGQQMADMDRLVEIAGRHGIAIVEDCAHAHGQQWDGRGAGCIGAFGSFSHQSSKILTAGEGGSLLTNDEALARRAHSIIDCGRPKDAAEREYTFGANYRLGELNCALLCTQLDRFEQQRAEREAGARLFEQLADGLEGVRINPIHRQITRWSFYRYLIRIDPEAFAGATCEAVADALEAEGVPAEVQYPPMSRYELFQPRLSRLPVCVEHADRLDPARMSFPVAEAAGEREAVYLNECVFRAGRTGVEDVVAALAKVQEHAHELTQMTAA
- a CDS encoding BadF/BadG/BcrA/BcrD ATPase family protein, translated to MARAAVLAVDGGNSKLDAVLLSRGGRVLGAARGGGASFSPDVHEQSFAELAATVGRACRAAGITPGTGPIADVSVLCLAGADLPVDDRRLMRTLRALGWAERVVLRNDTFAVLRAGTDRPWGVGVVCGTGLNCSAVSPAGRIVRYAAIGDISGDGGGGDWMGLQALRAAIRGRDRRAAHTVLERDVPAFFGLSSPKQVMEAVYLGSLDRHRLTELPPVVFRASAAGDRAAQAIVDGLAEEIVAMVASGMRRLRMTQTDADVVLGGGVARSRDPRLLAHIEEGVRAVAPAARVVVLDAPPVLGAAYLGLDEIAARRRAYGEVRGSITHDRLTPPGRKRT
- a CDS encoding SIS domain-containing protein; this translates as MKSLGKFPDRFVAEIAGQPEAVRRAGRALEVQAPAVGRLRESVESGGLIVFTGMGSSYDACYPVVTTLAGRGVDCWMLDTAELLHFRMAALRPGGLLVCVSQSGESAELVRLVEQLPQPRPILATVTNGPSNTLAHAADIPLDTGAGEEHGPSTMTFAAALAVLDAVTGDPPVERAAREMERLLAEPDALAERLAAWIDGRPTLALVGRGSARAAAEMGALTLKEAARFPAESLQAAQFRHGPLELAGPRLAVMVIATEPRTRDLELGLARELGGAGAAVLVVSQDGEAPDGCESVAVGPLEEGLAAAAATIPAQLLAWRLARSRGLTPGEFAIAGKVTTRE
- a CDS encoding 6-phospho-beta-glucosidase, which gives rise to MAVIGGGSTYTPELIEGFGLRRDVLPVEELVLHDIDEQRLEIVGGLAGRILRKLDFPGKLTLTTDRREAIAGASFVLVQLRVGGLQARLRDETIPPEFGCIGQETTGPGGFAKALRTIPVVLGIADDTARLGADGAWLLDFTNPAGLVTQALADHGHHAIGLCNIPIGFQRSLAKQLGVEPSQVQLEHVGLNHLSWERRVLVDGVDRLPELVDMYADQLGEEVDLPGDLVRLTRSIPSYYLRYFYLTGEVLEKQRTARSRADEVMEIERNLLEMYSDPDLDVKPKLLEQRGGAFYSEAAAMLLESLHTDRGDVQVVNVRNGGAIPNLADDAVVEVACRIDASGATPLPVEPLAPEMLGLVEQVKAYERLTVAAAVSGDRDLALKALMANPLSSDYRVAKPLLDALLEGNREYLPAFFPSDEPGPG